The proteins below come from a single Burkholderia sp. FERM BP-3421 genomic window:
- the fumC gene encoding class II fumarate hydratase, with the protein MSEAVRMERDTFGEIAVPDARLWGAQTQRSLQNFKISTEKQSPELIHALALIKRAAATVNLELGVLAEDKAHAIVAAADEIIAGRHPDEFPLAVWQTGSGTQTNMNLNEVIANRASELLGGVRGEARKVHPNDDVNRGQSSNDVFPTAMHIAAARAITQHLLPALAALRTTLDAKARAFAGIVKIGRTHLQDATPLTLGQEFSGYVAQLEQGIRHVEATLPHLYQLAQGGTAVGTGLNAHPKFAAAFAAEIATLTHLPFVTAPNKFEVMAAADALVFAHGALKTIAASLMKIANDVRWLASGPRCGLGELSIPENEPGSSIMPGKVNPTQSEAVTMLCCQVFGNDVAVNFGGASGNFELNVFRPMIAHNVLQSVRLLADGAHSFNDHCALGIEPNRARIDTLLNESLMLVTALNPHIGYDKAAQIAKKAHKEGSTLKAAALALGYVTEAQFDEWVRPGDMVGDA; encoded by the coding sequence ATGAGCGAAGCAGTACGGATGGAACGCGACACCTTCGGCGAGATCGCCGTGCCCGACGCCCGGCTATGGGGCGCGCAGACGCAGCGGTCCTTGCAGAACTTCAAGATCTCGACCGAGAAGCAATCGCCCGAGCTGATCCACGCGCTCGCGCTGATCAAGCGCGCGGCGGCCACGGTCAATCTCGAACTGGGCGTTCTCGCCGAGGACAAGGCACACGCGATCGTGGCCGCGGCCGACGAGATCATCGCCGGCCGCCATCCCGACGAATTCCCGCTCGCGGTCTGGCAAACGGGCTCCGGCACGCAGACCAACATGAACCTGAACGAAGTGATCGCGAACCGCGCGAGCGAACTGCTCGGCGGCGTGCGCGGCGAGGCGCGCAAGGTGCATCCGAACGATGACGTGAATCGCGGGCAGTCGTCGAACGACGTGTTCCCGACCGCGATGCACATCGCGGCGGCGCGCGCGATCACGCAGCACCTGCTGCCCGCGCTGGCCGCGCTGCGCACGACGCTCGACGCGAAGGCGCGCGCCTTTGCCGGCATCGTGAAGATCGGGCGCACGCATCTGCAGGACGCGACGCCGCTCACGCTCGGCCAGGAGTTCTCGGGCTATGTCGCGCAGCTCGAACAGGGCATCCGTCACGTCGAAGCGACGCTGCCGCATCTGTACCAGCTCGCGCAAGGCGGCACGGCGGTCGGCACCGGCCTCAATGCGCATCCGAAGTTCGCGGCGGCCTTCGCGGCCGAGATCGCGACGCTCACCCACCTGCCCTTCGTGACCGCGCCGAACAAGTTCGAGGTGATGGCCGCGGCCGATGCGCTGGTGTTCGCGCACGGCGCGCTGAAGACGATCGCCGCGAGCCTGATGAAGATCGCCAACGACGTGCGCTGGCTCGCGAGCGGGCCGCGCTGCGGGCTCGGCGAGCTGTCGATTCCGGAGAACGAGCCGGGCAGCTCGATCATGCCGGGCAAGGTCAATCCGACCCAGTCCGAGGCCGTGACGATGCTGTGCTGCCAGGTGTTCGGCAACGACGTCGCGGTGAACTTCGGCGGCGCGAGCGGCAATTTCGAGCTGAACGTGTTCCGGCCGATGATCGCGCACAACGTATTGCAGTCGGTGCGCCTGCTCGCGGACGGCGCGCACAGCTTCAACGACCACTGCGCGCTCGGCATCGAGCCGAACCGCGCGCGGATCGACACGCTGCTCAATGAGTCGCTGATGCTCGTGACCGCGCTCAATCCGCACATCGGCTACGACAAGGCCGCGCAGATCGCGAAGAAGGCGCACAAGGAAGGCTCGACGCTGAAGGCCGCGGCGCTCGCGCTCGGCTATGTGACCGAGGCGCAGTTCGACGAGTGGGTGCGGCCCGGCGACATGGTCGGCGACGCCTGA
- a CDS encoding LutC/YkgG family protein — MDTSAARRNILARIRAASGRSAEADATERERVADYLARHPEGPRPPVPADLAGQFIEEARRFETTVDTVASPADAPAAAARYLSGLGLPVEAIAWRTLEGLDWRGAGLSVAFRQPEDADRVGITGCFCAIAETGSLVLLSSPETYASAGLLPETHIAIVPASRIVAGHEEAFALIRAERGELPRAVNIVSGPSRTGDIEQTIVLGAHGPYRVHAIVVTGA, encoded by the coding sequence ATGGACACTTCGGCTGCCCGCCGCAACATCCTGGCGCGCATTCGCGCGGCATCGGGCCGTTCGGCCGAAGCCGACGCGACGGAGCGCGAGCGCGTCGCCGATTATCTCGCGCGTCATCCCGAGGGGCCGCGTCCGCCCGTGCCGGCCGACCTGGCCGGCCAGTTCATCGAGGAAGCCCGCCGCTTCGAAACCACCGTCGACACGGTCGCATCCCCGGCCGATGCGCCCGCGGCCGCCGCCCGCTATTTGAGCGGGCTCGGCCTGCCCGTCGAGGCGATCGCCTGGCGTACGCTCGAGGGGCTCGACTGGCGCGGCGCGGGGCTGTCCGTCGCGTTTCGCCAGCCGGAGGACGCCGACCGGGTCGGCATCACCGGGTGTTTTTGCGCGATCGCGGAAACCGGGTCGCTGGTTCTGCTGTCTAGTCCGGAGACCTATGCGTCGGCCGGGCTGCTGCCGGAGACCCATATCGCGATCGTGCCGGCGTCGCGCATCGTGGCCGGCCACGAGGAAGCGTTCGCGCTGATCCGCGCGGAACGCGGCGAATTGCCGCGTGCCGTGAACATCGTGTCGGGGCCGTCGCGTACCGGCGACATCGAGCAGACCATCGTGCTCGGCGCGCATGGGCCGTATCGCGTACACGCGATCGTCGTCACCGGCGCGTGA
- a CDS encoding sodium:proton antiporter has protein sequence MKRHAAWAGMALGGALCAFPAPASAATLDGATLSALWGIPFAGILLSIAVFPLIAPVFWHHHFGKIAALWALLFLAPFAAAFGVGTAFGTLVHALLEEYIPFIVLLTTLYTVAGGICVHGNLHGTPKLNTGILALGTVLASIMGTTGAAMLLIRPLLRANDNRKHVVHVVVFFIFLVANAGGSLSPLGDPPLFLGFLNGVSFFWTTTHLALPMLFICGILLALFFALDTYYYRKGGEEAKPFLDPTPDSHGISIDGKVNFLLLGAVVVLVLMSGLWKPGITFDVFGTHVALQNLVRDVALIVVALVSLAITPRSAREGNAFNWAPIEEVAKLFAGIFVTIAPVIVILRAGQDGAFAQIVHLVTGPDGKPVDAMYFWATGLLSSFLDNAPTYLVFFNLAGGDAQSLMTTGASTLAAISAGAVFMGANSYIGNAPNFMVKAIAESRGVRMPSFFAYLGWAVLILVPVFLLATWIFFAA, from the coding sequence ATGAAACGACATGCCGCCTGGGCGGGCATGGCGCTGGGAGGGGCACTCTGTGCGTTTCCCGCGCCTGCATCGGCCGCGACTCTCGACGGCGCCACGCTTTCCGCGTTGTGGGGCATCCCGTTCGCCGGGATCCTGTTGTCGATCGCGGTATTCCCGCTGATCGCGCCGGTCTTCTGGCATCACCATTTCGGCAAGATCGCCGCGCTGTGGGCGCTGCTGTTCCTCGCGCCGTTCGCCGCGGCGTTCGGCGTCGGCACCGCGTTCGGCACGCTCGTGCATGCGCTGCTCGAGGAATACATCCCGTTCATCGTGCTGCTGACCACGCTATATACGGTCGCGGGCGGCATCTGCGTGCACGGCAACCTGCACGGCACGCCCAAGCTCAATACCGGGATCCTCGCGCTCGGCACGGTGCTCGCGAGCATCATGGGCACCACCGGCGCGGCGATGCTGCTGATCCGGCCGCTCCTGCGCGCGAACGACAACCGCAAACACGTCGTGCACGTGGTCGTGTTCTTCATCTTCCTCGTCGCGAACGCGGGCGGCTCGCTGTCGCCGCTCGGCGATCCGCCGCTGTTCCTCGGCTTCCTGAACGGCGTGAGCTTCTTCTGGACCACCACGCATCTGGCGCTGCCGATGCTGTTCATCTGCGGGATCCTGCTCGCGCTGTTCTTCGCGCTCGACACCTACTACTACCGCAAGGGCGGCGAAGAGGCCAAGCCGTTCCTCGACCCGACGCCCGACAGCCACGGCATCTCGATCGACGGCAAGGTCAACTTCCTGCTGCTCGGCGCGGTGGTCGTGCTCGTGCTGATGAGCGGGCTGTGGAAGCCCGGCATCACGTTCGACGTGTTCGGCACGCACGTCGCGCTGCAGAATCTCGTGCGCGACGTGGCGCTGATCGTCGTCGCGCTCGTGTCGCTCGCGATCACGCCGCGTTCGGCGCGCGAAGGCAACGCGTTCAACTGGGCGCCGATCGAGGAGGTCGCGAAGCTGTTCGCGGGGATCTTCGTGACGATCGCGCCGGTGATCGTGATCCTGCGCGCGGGGCAGGACGGCGCGTTCGCGCAGATCGTCCACCTCGTGACCGGGCCGGACGGCAAGCCGGTCGACGCGATGTATTTCTGGGCCACGGGCCTGCTCTCGTCGTTCCTCGATAACGCGCCGACCTACCTGGTGTTCTTCAATCTCGCGGGCGGCGACGCGCAATCGCTGATGACGACGGGCGCGAGCACGCTCGCGGCGATCTCGGCGGGCGCGGTGTTCATGGGCGCGAACAGCTACATCGGCAATGCGCCGAACTTCATGGTGAAGGCGATCGCGGAATCGCGCGGCGTGCGGATGCCGAGCTTTTTCGCGTATCTCGGCTGGGCGGTCCTGATCCTGGTGCCGGTGTTCCTGCTGGCGACGTGGATCTTCTTCGCCGCGTAA
- the fdxA gene encoding ferredoxin FdxA has translation MTHVVTEGCIKCKYTDCVDVCPVDCFREGPNFLAIDPDECIDCAVCVAECPTNAIYAEEDVPGDQQQFTPLNAELAKAWPSITKTKPAPADADEWKDVQDKLHLLER, from the coding sequence ATGACTCACGTAGTGACCGAAGGCTGCATCAAGTGCAAATACACGGATTGCGTCGATGTATGCCCGGTGGATTGCTTCCGTGAAGGCCCCAACTTCCTCGCGATCGACCCGGACGAGTGTATCGATTGCGCGGTTTGCGTCGCCGAGTGCCCGACCAACGCGATCTACGCGGAAGAAGACGTGCCGGGCGACCAGCAGCAGTTCACTCCGCTGAACGCTGAACTGGCGAAGGCATGGCCGTCGATCACCAAGACCAAGCCCGCGCCGGCCGATGCCGACGAGTGGAAGGACGTCCAGGACAAGCTGCACCTGCTCGAGCGTTGA
- a CDS encoding CreA family protein, translating to MNIRRPALALCAALLPLTAAHAEEVGSVNTNFRLTGSDRVVVEAYDDPLVNGVTCYVSRARTGGIKGSLGIAEDPSEASIACRQVGPIRFTEPLKQQTDVFSERMSFIFKTLHVVRVVDRKRNTLIYLTYSDRIASGSPKNSVTAVPVPEGTPIPLK from the coding sequence ATGAACATCCGTCGCCCCGCCCTGGCGCTTTGCGCCGCCCTCCTGCCGCTTACCGCCGCCCACGCCGAGGAAGTCGGCAGCGTCAACACCAATTTCCGCCTGACCGGCTCCGATCGCGTCGTGGTCGAGGCCTACGACGATCCGCTCGTCAACGGCGTGACCTGCTACGTGTCGCGCGCCCGCACGGGCGGCATCAAGGGCAGCCTCGGGATCGCCGAGGATCCGAGCGAGGCGTCGATCGCCTGCCGTCAGGTCGGCCCGATCCGCTTCACCGAGCCGCTCAAGCAGCAGACCGACGTGTTCAGCGAGCGCATGTCGTTCATCTTCAAGACCCTGCACGTGGTGCGGGTGGTCGACCGCAAGCGCAACACGCTCATCTACCTGACCTACAGCGACCGCATCGCGAGCGGCAGCCCGAAGAACAGCGTGACCGCGGTGCCCGTGCCCGAAGGCACGCCGATTCCGCTCAAGTAG
- a CDS encoding RNA-binding S4 domain-containing protein has product MPNLDFTLTGDFVELHNLLKITGLADSGGSAKVLVASGAVKVDGAVELRKTCKIRDGQVVLLGDTRIAVHAG; this is encoded by the coding sequence ATGCCCAACCTGGATTTCACCCTGACCGGCGACTTCGTCGAACTGCACAACCTGCTCAAGATCACCGGGCTCGCCGACAGCGGCGGCTCGGCGAAAGTGCTCGTCGCGTCGGGCGCGGTGAAGGTCGACGGCGCGGTCGAGCTGCGCAAGACCTGCAAGATCCGCGACGGCCAGGTGGTGCTGCTCGGCGACACGCGGATCGCGGTGCACGCGGGCTAG
- the pncB gene encoding nicotinate phosphoribosyltransferase, which produces MIITSLLDTDLYKFTMMQVVLHHFPAANVEYRFKCRTPGVDLVPYIDEIRAEVKSLCELRFTDPELDYLRRLRFIKSDFVDFLALFHLSEKYISVLPSAKGDGEIEIEIKGPWLHTILFEIPVLAIVNEVYFRNTQREPDYREGRERLREKIQLLGGQPGFADCKIADYGTRRRFSKDWHEEVALTLRDGLGPQFAGTSNVYYAMKHGLTPLGTMAHEYLQACQALGPRLRDSQIFGFEMWAKEYRGDLGIALSDVYGMQAFLRDFDMYFCKLFDGARHDSGDPFDWGERLIKHYEDNRCDPRTKVLVFSDALDIPKVMQLYERFRGRCKLAFGVGTNLTNDLGYVPLQIVLKMVRCNGQPVAKLSDSPGKSMCDDKAYLAYLRQVFGIAPPADDDGAGK; this is translated from the coding sequence ATGATCATCACTTCGCTGCTCGATACCGATCTGTACAAGTTCACGATGATGCAGGTCGTCCTGCATCATTTCCCGGCCGCGAACGTCGAATATCGTTTCAAGTGCCGCACGCCCGGCGTCGACCTCGTGCCCTATATCGACGAGATCCGCGCGGAGGTGAAGTCGCTCTGCGAGCTGCGCTTCACCGACCCGGAACTCGACTATCTGCGCCGCCTGCGCTTCATCAAGAGCGACTTCGTCGATTTCCTCGCGCTGTTCCACCTGAGCGAGAAATACATTTCGGTGCTGCCGTCGGCGAAGGGCGACGGCGAGATCGAGATCGAGATCAAGGGGCCGTGGCTGCATACGATCCTGTTCGAGATCCCGGTGCTCGCGATCGTCAACGAGGTGTACTTCCGCAATACGCAGCGCGAACCCGATTATCGCGAGGGCCGCGAGCGGCTGCGCGAGAAGATCCAGCTGCTCGGCGGCCAGCCCGGCTTCGCCGATTGCAAGATCGCCGACTACGGTACGCGCCGGCGCTTCTCGAAGGACTGGCACGAGGAGGTCGCGCTCACGCTGCGCGACGGGCTCGGGCCGCAGTTCGCCGGCACGAGCAATGTCTACTACGCGATGAAGCACGGGCTCACGCCGCTCGGCACGATGGCGCACGAGTACCTGCAGGCCTGCCAGGCGCTCGGCCCGCGGCTGCGCGATTCGCAGATCTTCGGCTTCGAGATGTGGGCGAAGGAGTATCGCGGCGATCTCGGCATCGCGTTGTCGGATGTCTACGGCATGCAGGCGTTCCTGCGCGACTTCGACATGTACTTCTGCAAGCTGTTCGACGGCGCGCGCCACGACTCGGGCGATCCGTTCGACTGGGGCGAGCGCCTCATCAAGCACTACGAGGACAACCGCTGCGACCCGCGCACCAAGGTGCTGGTGTTCTCCGACGCGCTCGACATCCCGAAGGTGATGCAGCTCTACGAGCGGTTCCGCGGGCGCTGCAAGCTCGCGTTCGGGGTCGGCACGAACCTGACCAACGATCTCGGCTACGTGCCGCTGCAGATCGTGCTCAAGATGGTGCGCTGCAATGGCCAGCCGGTCGCGAAGCTGTCCGATTCGCCGGGCAAGAGCATGTGCGACGACAAGGCGTATCTCGCCTATCTGCGGCAGGTGTTCGGGATCGCGCCGCCGGCCGACGACGACGGCGCCGGCAAGTAA
- a CDS encoding AzlD domain-containing protein yields the protein MSLLLLIVGMALVTYAIRATLFLCGERLRFPPPLRTALGFVPVTVLTAIVAPMMIAPHGGAPEFTWRNPQLVGGLVAIAVSAATRRPLLTITVSLAAFFLWQGIVLPNAWPPA from the coding sequence ATGAGCCTGCTGCTGCTGATCGTCGGCATGGCGCTCGTCACTTATGCGATCCGCGCGACGCTGTTCCTGTGCGGTGAGCGGCTGCGCTTTCCGCCGCCCCTGCGCACCGCGCTTGGCTTCGTGCCGGTCACCGTGCTCACCGCGATCGTCGCGCCGATGATGATCGCGCCGCACGGCGGCGCGCCCGAATTCACCTGGCGCAACCCGCAGCTCGTCGGCGGGCTCGTCGCCATCGCCGTGTCGGCCGCGACCCGCCGCCCGCTGCTGACGATCACGGTCAGCCTCGCGGCGTTCTTCCTCTGGCAAGGCATCGTGCTGCCGAACGCCTGGCCGCCGGCCTGA
- a CDS encoding DUF4088 family protein: MGQITLSIKDDTVDSLRKDFEAFLRVSLKLDPQFATPSFEDFLRAKLLDNMVPLTEHAVQRMLQGGQYAWAKRTLDKEFPDVVAILMRQAGEFGFGFASRSEWTPDELAKACRDWAAAIVSEAQGEDTLVDPLAAQIKAAAIDIQTLEERMQTPAWRLAESLRQRVYEAKLACEMNVGSAAREKLGELRGLLRLGLAHGSFQKQEAQQIMEYLRLLKPEIFIDEPYDIFSRAAAWLRSVFMVATPVRPNAGQAQQQQQQQRRP, from the coding sequence ATGGGCCAGATCACCCTATCCATCAAGGACGACACCGTCGACTCCCTGCGCAAGGACTTCGAAGCGTTCCTGCGCGTGTCGCTCAAGCTCGACCCGCAATTCGCCACCCCGTCGTTCGAGGACTTCCTGCGCGCGAAGCTGCTCGACAACATGGTGCCGCTGACCGAGCACGCGGTGCAGCGCATGCTGCAAGGCGGCCAGTACGCGTGGGCGAAACGCACGCTCGACAAGGAATTCCCCGATGTCGTCGCGATCCTGATGCGGCAGGCCGGCGAATTCGGCTTCGGGTTCGCGTCGCGCTCCGAGTGGACCCCCGACGAGCTGGCGAAGGCGTGCCGCGACTGGGCCGCCGCGATCGTCTCCGAGGCGCAGGGCGAAGACACGCTCGTCGATCCGCTCGCCGCGCAGATCAAGGCGGCCGCGATCGACATCCAGACCCTCGAGGAGCGCATGCAGACGCCCGCGTGGCGGCTGGCGGAATCGCTGCGGCAGCGCGTCTACGAGGCGAAGCTCGCCTGCGAGATGAACGTCGGCAGCGCCGCGCGCGAAAAGCTCGGCGAACTGCGCGGCCTGCTGCGGCTCGGGCTCGCGCACGGCTCGTTCCAGAAGCAGGAAGCGCAGCAGATCATGGAATACCTGCGGCTCCTGAAACCCGAGATCTTCATCGACGAGCCTTACGACATCTTCTCGCGCGCCGCCGCATGGCTGCGCAGCGTCTTCATGGTCGCGACCCCGGTGCGGCCGAACGCGGGCCAGGCGCAGCAACAACAGCAGCAACAGCGGCGCCCGTAA
- a CDS encoding AzlC family ABC transporter permease: protein MNPFLSVSPPRRPRAEFAAGVRATLPMLVGAAPFGVIFGTLVSTGPLTWWHGELMSLVVYAGSAQFIALGLVAGGAGFAVVLATTFIVNLRHLLYSATLAPHVAHLPLRWRATLGALLTDEAFAVAQAHYRQAAPGTLGPHYFFGSSLAMYLNWQVWTAAGLLFGATFPGLRTLGLDFAMAATFIAIVVPQLAAPRQLAAALTAGVLACCWLGWPYKLGLLAAVAAGVAVGVALSRRGSGAPEPTEAAS, encoded by the coding sequence TTGAACCCGTTCCTTTCCGTTTCCCCGCCGCGCCGCCCGCGCGCCGAATTCGCCGCCGGCGTGCGCGCCACCCTGCCGATGCTCGTCGGCGCCGCTCCGTTCGGGGTGATCTTCGGCACGCTCGTGTCGACCGGGCCGCTCACGTGGTGGCACGGCGAACTGATGTCGCTCGTCGTGTACGCCGGCTCCGCGCAGTTCATCGCGCTCGGCCTCGTCGCCGGCGGCGCGGGCTTCGCGGTGGTGCTCGCAACCACCTTCATCGTCAACCTGCGCCACCTGCTCTACAGCGCGACGCTCGCGCCCCATGTCGCCCACCTGCCGCTGCGCTGGCGCGCGACGCTCGGCGCGCTCCTGACCGACGAGGCGTTCGCGGTCGCCCAGGCGCACTACCGCCAGGCCGCCCCCGGCACGCTCGGTCCGCATTACTTCTTCGGCTCCAGCCTCGCGATGTATCTGAACTGGCAGGTCTGGACCGCCGCCGGCCTGCTGTTCGGCGCGACCTTTCCCGGCCTGCGCACGCTCGGACTCGATTTCGCGATGGCGGCAACCTTCATCGCGATCGTCGTGCCGCAGCTCGCCGCCCCGCGCCAGCTCGCCGCCGCGCTCACGGCGGGCGTCCTCGCCTGCTGCTGGCTGGGCTGGCCGTACAAGCTCGGCCTGCTCGCCGCCGTGGCGGCCGGCGTCGCGGTCGGCGTCGCGCTGTCGCGCCGGGGCTCGGGCGCGCCCGAGCCGACCGAGGCCGCGTCATGA
- a CDS encoding AraC family transcriptional regulator, translating into MVPPRSRDSARYWRTPLLPDADLVTARYRDQAFALHWHDAYTIPVIEAGAERYTCRGATHVAVPGTVPVINPGEVHTGSRAHDDGWRYRVGYVPVDFIHDLARTLAGTPQDAPWFRPDVIRDLDLAQRLLHAYQALEAGDDPLAAETAMLDAFSTLIVRHSGTHARPQALAHAEPRVDAMRERLAADLADPVTLAEVARAAGLSPFHAARLFVRETGMPPHAWRNQLRLQRALAPLRAGVAVADVAAANGFTDQSHFTRHFRRMFGVPPGRWRQT; encoded by the coding sequence ATGGTCCCGCCCCGCTCCCGCGACTCCGCGCGCTACTGGCGCACGCCGCTGTTGCCCGACGCGGATCTCGTCACGGCGCGCTACCGCGACCAGGCGTTCGCGCTGCACTGGCACGACGCCTACACGATCCCGGTCATCGAGGCGGGCGCCGAGCGCTACACCTGCCGCGGCGCCACGCACGTCGCCGTGCCCGGCACCGTGCCCGTGATCAATCCGGGTGAAGTCCACACCGGCTCGCGCGCGCACGACGACGGCTGGCGCTACCGCGTCGGCTACGTGCCGGTCGACTTCATCCACGATCTCGCGCGGACCCTCGCGGGCACGCCGCAGGATGCGCCGTGGTTCCGCCCCGACGTGATCCGCGACCTCGATCTCGCGCAACGCCTCCTGCATGCCTACCAGGCGCTCGAAGCCGGCGACGATCCGCTCGCGGCCGAGACGGCGATGCTCGACGCGTTCTCGACCTTGATCGTCCGCCATTCCGGCACCCATGCCCGCCCCCAGGCGCTCGCGCACGCCGAGCCGCGCGTCGACGCGATGCGCGAACGGCTCGCCGCCGACCTCGCCGATCCGGTCACGCTCGCGGAAGTCGCCCGCGCGGCCGGCCTGTCGCCGTTTCACGCGGCCCGGCTGTTCGTGCGCGAGACCGGCATGCCGCCCCACGCCTGGCGCAACCAGTTGCGCCTGCAGCGCGCGCTCGCGCCGCTGCGCGCGGGCGTGGCGGTCGCCGACGTCGCCGCCGCGAACGGCTTCACCGACCAGAGCCACTTCACGCGTCATTTCAGGCGCATGTTCGGCGTGCCGCCCGGCCGCTGGCGCCAGACCTGA
- a CDS encoding MATE family efflux transporter, whose translation MSPPAFSRTAAAPPSLTRHASDTARLAAPLAIAQLSQMAMSVTDTVLLGSLGPDSLAAGGLGANLFFVVVTLMQGVLTSISVSVAHARGAKADHEVPHIYWTGFALAMLLTVPAFLLLSFAEPILLMFHEPPLLARNVGEYAGVLRFAAPGSLIGVGLMRSFLPAIGAARRLLWVSVVCVGINAVLNYGLIHGAFGLPRLGFLGSATATAITIWISATTLLVLLHGRPAFRHFVARSRPKLPLMGELVGIGWPVAITYGVESTLFLATGLTVGVLGESSLAAHQIALNVASVAFMVPLSIGQAANVRVGYWVGAGQPLAARHAGFVALALGVAFMSLSGLVLIFAPHAIVGLYLRLDDPANAHTVTLAMSLLGIAAVFQIVDGMQTVGSGCLRGLKDTRVPMLAATLGYWGIGFPTAYWFAFHAGLGVRGLWWGLAAGLASVAVLMTWRFHRKSASLMPH comes from the coding sequence ATGTCGCCTCCTGCTTTCTCGCGGACGGCCGCCGCGCCGCCGTCGCTCACTCGTCACGCCTCCGACACCGCGCGCCTCGCCGCGCCGCTCGCCATCGCCCAACTGTCGCAGATGGCGATGAGCGTCACCGACACCGTGCTGCTCGGCTCGCTCGGCCCCGATTCGCTTGCCGCGGGCGGCCTCGGCGCCAATCTGTTCTTCGTGGTGGTCACGCTGATGCAGGGCGTGCTGACCTCGATCAGCGTGAGCGTCGCGCACGCGCGCGGCGCGAAGGCCGACCACGAGGTGCCGCACATCTACTGGACCGGCTTCGCGCTCGCCATGCTGCTCACGGTGCCGGCCTTCCTGCTGCTGTCGTTCGCGGAACCGATCCTGCTGATGTTCCACGAGCCGCCGCTGCTCGCGCGCAACGTCGGCGAATACGCGGGCGTGCTGCGCTTCGCCGCGCCCGGCAGCCTGATCGGCGTCGGGCTGATGCGCTCGTTCCTGCCCGCGATCGGTGCCGCGCGGCGCCTGCTGTGGGTGTCCGTCGTGTGCGTCGGCATCAATGCAGTGCTCAACTACGGGCTGATCCACGGCGCGTTCGGCCTGCCCCGTCTCGGCTTCCTCGGCTCCGCGACCGCCACCGCGATCACCATCTGGATCAGCGCCACCACGCTGCTCGTGCTGCTGCACGGCCGCCCCGCATTCCGCCACTTCGTCGCCCGCTCGCGGCCGAAGCTGCCGCTGATGGGCGAGCTGGTCGGCATCGGCTGGCCGGTCGCCATCACCTACGGCGTGGAATCCACGCTGTTTCTCGCGACGGGCCTCACGGTCGGCGTGCTCGGCGAATCGTCGCTGGCCGCCCATCAGATCGCGCTCAACGTCGCGTCGGTCGCGTTCATGGTGCCGCTCTCCATCGGCCAGGCCGCCAACGTGCGGGTCGGCTACTGGGTCGGCGCGGGGCAACCCCTCGCGGCCCGCCACGCGGGCTTCGTCGCGCTCGCGCTCGGGGTGGCGTTCATGTCGCTGTCGGGCCTCGTGCTGATCTTCGCGCCCCACGCGATCGTCGGCCTCTACCTGAGGCTCGACGATCCCGCCAACGCGCACACGGTCACGCTCGCGATGTCGCTGCTCGGCATCGCCGCGGTGTTCCAGATCGTCGACGGCATGCAGACGGTCGGCTCCGGCTGCCTGCGCGGGCTCAAGGACACCCGCGTGCCGATGCTCGCCGCGACCCTCGGCTACTGGGGCATCGGCTTTCCGACCGCCTACTGGTTCGCGTTCCATGCCGGCCTCGGCGTGCGCGGCCTGTGGTGGGGCCTGGCCGCCGGGCTCGCCAGCGTCGCGGTGCTGATGACCTGGCGCTTCCACCGCAAGAGCGCATCGCTGATGCCGCACTGA